Proteins encoded in a region of the Ptychodera flava strain L36383 chromosome 4, AS_Pfla_20210202, whole genome shotgun sequence genome:
- the LOC139130733 gene encoding riboflavin transporter 2-like, giving the protein MEVKDTKAFLNGVHALMCMFGMASWLDINGVWVQLPIIVNYLPEGWALASYLVLVTQIANVGPIAFSIVNRFTFKRIEIPTNYIIIIIGVVSCLLLVPFWDTTSYVNGKERSTAFLTLCGFLALVDCTSSVSFLAFMSLFAKPFMSPYFVGEGFSAFLPSVLGLLQGVGGNPECINNTYVNSTTIGNITVNITYYETNYHYPAPRYSVEVFFLLMALLLCTSLVSFALLVHLPRIKKIHLDNKKADVDAGGAVEVRVDNGLVFSNSTSVDDKEPEETDDSKTNSGVHNEKDYGTCGKQKAGDKRITKYLSRIDRAYLLSLQCWSCCLTNGIMPSIQAYSTLPYGNYAYHLAVTLGLMMIPTASLCVHWLPAKSNLSVGILSIVATLVSFYIFSLSLTSPYPPLCGSVWGPVLSVTSWLVFYFLFTYVKVSIGGRFRVEGRTALIWYGGVTQIGSFIGAVVTFPLVNVLYIFKPNDPCEFTCY; this is encoded by the exons ATGGAGGTCAAAGATACAAAAGCCTTTCTGAATGGAGTTCATGCTCTGATGTGTATGTTTGGGATGGCCTCGTGGTTAGATATCAACGGTGTGTGGGTACAGTTACCCATCATTGTGAACTATCTACCTGAAGGATGGGCTCTAGCGTCATACCTTGTGTTGGTTACTCAGATAGCCAATGTTGGACCCATTGCATTTTCCATCGTGAACAGATTCACTTTCAAAAGGATAGAAATTCCAACGAATTATATCATAATTATAATTGGTGTGGTTTCATGTCTTTTGCTTGTTCCATTTTGGGATACAACGTCATACGTGAACGGCAAAGAGCGCAGCACGGCTTTCCTGACACTCTGTGGATTCCTGGCGTTAGTCGACTGTACATCCTCTGTCTCGTTTCTGGCGTTCATGTCGTTGTTTGCAAAGCCATTTATGAGCCCTTACTTCGTAGGCGAAGGGTTCAGTGCTTTTCTACCCAGTGTGTTAGGCCTTTTACAAGGAGTGGGCGGTAATCCGGAATGCATAAACAACACATATGTTAATTCAACAACCATTGGGAATATTACTGTTAATATCACCTACTATGAAACCAACTATCATTATCCAGCTCCGAGATATTCCGTGGAAGTATTCTTCTTACTAATGGCATTACTCTTGTGTACCAGTTTGGTGTCATTCGCTCTTCTGGTCCATTTGccaagaattaaaaaaatacacctGGACAATAAAAAAGCCGACGTTGACGCTGGTGGCGCTGTTGAAGTCAGAGTTGATAATGGGCTCGTATTTTCGAACAGCACATCAGTTGACGATAAAGAGCCGGAGGAAACTGATGATTCGAAAACAAATTCTGGTGTACACAATGAAAAGGATTATGGGACTTGTGGAAAACAGAAAGCCGGGGATAAGCGGATAACAAAGTATTTATCTCGGATAGATCGAGCATACCTGCTATCTCTACAGTGCTGGTCGTGTTGTTTGACCAATGGAATCATGCCGTCCATTCAAGCTTATTCTACACTGCCCTATGGAAACTACGCCTATCACCTGGCTGTTACGCTCGGTCTAATGATGATCCCGACCGCCAGTCTCTGTGTACACTGGTTGCCTGCAAAATCCAACCTGTCCGTTGGTATACTTTCAATTGTAGCTACCCTGGTATCGTTTTATATATTCTCGTTGTCTCTGACGAGTCCGTACCCACCATTATGTGGCAGTGTTTGGGGCCCTGTCTTATCT GTCACTTCGTGGTTAGTTTTTTATTTCCTATTCACTTATGTGAAAGTCTCCATTGGCGGGCGATTCCGTGTTGAAGGCCGAACAGCCCTTATTTGGTATGGTGGTGTTACACAGATTGGTTCATTTATAGGAGCCGTTGTTACATTcccattggtcaatgtcttgtACATATTCAAACCAAATGATCCCTGTGAATTCACGTGCTATTAG